Proteins from one Candidatus Saccharimonadales bacterium genomic window:
- the tgt gene encoding tRNA guanosine(34) transglycosylase Tgt, giving the protein MQDSFSFTIQTKLSSDSLARTGTIHTPHGDIQTPAFIVVGTKAAVKAMVPEQVKAVHAQAVLANAYHLYLQPGHALIEQAGGIGKFMNWQGPTFTDSGGFQVLSLGSGFKKVLAMESGSAKVVDSIAPMGARHAFVDNDGVTFKSHLDGSMHRFTPEHSMQVQHGIGADITFAFDELTSLVDTYDYQVESLNVRTHPWAERSLIEVQRLREQDPGRPYQALFGVIQGAQYEDLRKQAATFMGQLPFDGYGIGGALEKSQMGEIIKWVNTILPENKPRHLLGISEPDDIFLAIEQGIDTFDCVSPTRVGRNGAVYTYDGRVNIKGAKYKTDFTPLLEGCECYTCQHYTRAYIQHLFRAKETLAGTLVSIHNEHFIIKLVDDIRVSIINKTFYELKDSWLSRYYAKKDIAKS; this is encoded by the coding sequence ATGCAGGACTCATTCTCTTTTACTATTCAGACAAAGCTTTCAAGTGATTCTTTAGCGCGAACAGGAACTATCCATACTCCACATGGTGATATTCAAACACCAGCCTTTATTGTAGTCGGGACTAAAGCGGCAGTTAAAGCAATGGTACCAGAACAGGTCAAAGCTGTTCATGCTCAGGCTGTACTCGCCAACGCCTATCATCTTTATTTACAGCCAGGTCATGCACTTATCGAACAAGCCGGTGGTATTGGAAAGTTCATGAACTGGCAAGGCCCGACATTTACTGACTCAGGTGGATTTCAAGTTTTGTCACTTGGAAGTGGTTTTAAAAAAGTACTTGCCATGGAGTCTGGAAGCGCAAAAGTGGTTGATTCAATCGCACCGATGGGAGCGCGTCACGCATTTGTCGATAATGACGGCGTTACATTTAAATCGCATCTTGACGGAAGTATGCACCGATTTACACCAGAGCATTCTATGCAAGTGCAGCATGGAATTGGCGCAGATATTACATTTGCTTTTGACGAACTCACCTCACTGGTTGATACATACGATTATCAAGTCGAGTCACTGAATGTTCGTACACATCCATGGGCAGAGCGAAGCCTTATAGAAGTCCAGCGATTACGAGAACAAGACCCAGGTCGTCCATACCAAGCATTATTCGGTGTCATACAGGGTGCCCAGTATGAAGACCTACGAAAGCAAGCAGCTACATTTATGGGTCAACTACCGTTTGATGGGTACGGCATAGGTGGTGCGCTTGAGAAAAGTCAAATGGGTGAAATTATTAAATGGGTAAACACCATACTCCCAGAAAATAAACCTCGACATCTTCTTGGTATCAGTGAGCCTGATGATATTTTTCTCGCAATAGAACAAGGCATTGATACGTTTGACTGCGTGTCCCCAACAAGAGTTGGTCGTAACGGCGCAGTGTATACCTATGACGGAAGAGTAAACATTAAGGGCGCAAAATATAAAACTGATTTTACGCCTCTACTTGAAGGTTGTGAGTGCTATACGTGTCAACATTACACACGTGCATATATACAACATTTATTTCGCGCGAAAGAAACTCTTGCTGGAACACTGGTATCAATACATAATGAACATTTCATTATCAAACTTGTTGATGACATTCGTGTAAGTATTATCAATAAAACTTTTTATGAACTCAAGGACTCTTGGCTTAGCCGGTATTACGCTAAAAAAGATATCGCTAAGTCGTGA